The following are encoded together in the Methylorubrum sp. B1-46 genome:
- a CDS encoding DUF2182 domain-containing protein: MTTGAIQDGFLHWVMMVAAMMSPLLMPPARHVAGCSFRPRRARAVSAILVGYGAVWMVAGAAAASMNVGLRVVDVTLTAGQAVLPSGLAVAWQLSNWRAAALRRCHQTRAIAAVGVRADWSCARYGISHASACVTACWTVMAGVMLAEASLVLPLRPGSHRAALPRAGELRSATLGTDGDARPGRRWPACPTMVLIGPSGCVERRGVELVLIEDDVNEARLRFDR, translated from the coding sequence TTGACGACGGGGGCCATCCAGGACGGCTTCCTGCATTGGGTGATGATGGTCGCGGCGATGATGTCACCTCTGCTGATGCCGCCCGCGCGCCACGTCGCCGGCTGCAGCTTCCGCCCGCGACGTGCCAGGGCAGTTTCAGCGATCCTTGTCGGGTACGGCGCCGTATGGATGGTGGCTGGCGCTGCGGCCGCGTCGATGAACGTCGGCCTGCGGGTCGTGGACGTGACGCTGACGGCCGGGCAGGCGGTCCTTCCGTCCGGACTCGCCGTCGCGTGGCAGTTGTCGAACTGGAGGGCGGCGGCCCTCCGGCGGTGCCACCAGACGCGGGCGATCGCGGCGGTTGGGGTTCGCGCCGATTGGAGCTGCGCGCGCTACGGCATCTCGCACGCATCGGCTTGCGTGACGGCCTGTTGGACGGTCATGGCGGGTGTCATGCTGGCCGAAGCGAGCCTCGTCCTACCCCTCCGCCCTGGCAGCCACCGCGCTGCTCTTCCTCGAGCAGGCGAGCTCCGCTCCGCAACCCTGGGCACGGACGGCGATGCTCGCCCCGGTCGCCGTTGGCCTGCTTGCCCGACAATGGTCCTGATCGGCCCCTCAGGATGCGTTGAGCGACGCGGAGTCGAGCTCGTTCTCATCGAGGATGATGTGAATGAGGCTCGGCTCCGCTTCGATCGTTAA
- a CDS encoding cache domain-containing protein codes for MLLYWQHRNELNGAQEGGRIIAELISAQSKRTIQALDVAHKSVADYISAAGVRTPEDLKLLADQEATYKHLKVLEHAVSPLHGLLISDKDGKIIAVSRTFLTPSQRNESVADRDYFLSLEKNDRLDRYIGKTIRNRYNGEWVIPFAYRIANASGSFLGLIICPVPLTYFEQHYRSVRAGPGAIVSLYRDDGMLLASSLQGEDRDAAAVPSGGQILVTRAVAETPLCKGRTNFRPPWRSKTRPRTADSLNDEGARSGLFIVCRGS; via the coding sequence ATGCTCCTCTACTGGCAGCATCGCAATGAGCTCAACGGCGCACAGGAAGGCGGAAGGATCATCGCCGAACTGATTTCGGCGCAATCCAAGCGCACGATACAGGCGCTTGATGTCGCACATAAAAGTGTCGCTGATTACATTAGCGCGGCTGGCGTGCGCACGCCGGAAGATCTCAAGCTTCTGGCAGACCAAGAAGCGACTTATAAGCATTTAAAGGTTCTGGAGCATGCAGTGAGTCCGCTGCATGGCCTGCTCATCTCTGACAAGGATGGCAAGATTATCGCCGTATCACGGACATTTCTGACGCCATCACAGCGAAATGAGAGCGTAGCTGATCGTGATTATTTTCTGTCATTGGAGAAGAACGATCGGTTGGACCGATATATTGGCAAGACAATTCGCAACCGCTATAATGGCGAATGGGTGATCCCGTTCGCCTACCGCATAGCGAATGCGTCCGGTAGCTTCCTGGGATTGATCATCTGCCCAGTCCCCCTGACCTATTTCGAGCAGCACTATCGTAGCGTCCGTGCTGGACCCGGTGCCATCGTCAGCCTCTACCGGGACGACGGCATGCTGCTCGCGTCGAGCCTGCAGGGTGAGGATAGAGACGCTGCCGCTGTCCCTTCCGGCGGACAAATCCTCGTGACGCGGGCGGTCGCGGAAACCCCACTCTGTAAAGGGCGGACCAATTTTAGGCCGCCGTGGCGGAGTAAAACCAGGCCACGGACTGCGGACAGCCTGAACGATGAAGGGGCCCGATCGGGCCTCTTCATCGTTTGTCGCGGATCGTGA
- the istB gene encoding IS21-like element ISMdi7 family helper ATPase IstB gives MSVSGDETTPGVLLAHHLKQLKLPTVLREYDKVARDCARSGLDHPRYLLRLVELELIDRERRMVERRIRAARFPAVKSLDTFDFAAIPSLNKMLVLELARCGYVLGRENVIALGNSGTGKTHIALALGLAACQKGFSVTFTTAASLVNQLMEARDERRLLRLQRELAAVKLLIVDELGYVPLSPTGAELLFEVLSQRYERGSTVVTSNLPFEDWTSVLGSERLTGALLDRLTHHVSILSLNGDSYRLRSSRSRRGRTDRAEQNQATLDDPDPATGEIRPA, from the coding sequence ATGAGCGTGAGCGGCGATGAGACGACACCGGGCGTCCTGCTCGCCCATCACCTCAAGCAGTTGAAGTTGCCGACGGTCCTGCGCGAGTACGACAAGGTCGCCCGGGACTGCGCCCGGAGCGGCCTCGACCACCCCCGCTATCTGCTGCGGCTGGTTGAGCTGGAACTGATCGACCGCGAACGGCGCATGGTCGAGCGCCGGATCCGGGCGGCACGCTTCCCGGCGGTGAAGAGCCTCGACACCTTCGACTTCGCCGCCATCCCGAGCCTGAACAAGATGCTCGTGCTGGAGCTGGCGCGCTGCGGCTACGTCCTCGGTCGGGAGAACGTCATCGCGCTCGGCAACTCCGGCACCGGCAAGACGCACATCGCCCTGGCTCTCGGACTGGCAGCCTGCCAGAAGGGCTTCTCGGTCACGTTCACCACGGCGGCCTCGCTGGTCAACCAGCTCATGGAGGCGCGTGACGAGCGCCGCCTGCTCCGGCTTCAGAGGGAGCTGGCCGCGGTGAAGTTGCTGATTGTCGATGAACTCGGCTACGTGCCGCTGTCGCCGACGGGGGCCGAGCTTTTGTTCGAGGTCCTGTCCCAGCGCTACGAGCGCGGCTCGACGGTGGTGACCTCGAACCTTCCGTTCGAGGACTGGACCTCGGTCCTGGGCTCGGAGCGGCTGACCGGTGCGCTGCTGGATCGGCTGACCCATCACGTCAGCATCCTGAGCCTGAACGGAGACAGCTACCGCCTCAGATCCTCCCGCAGCCGGCGGGGCCGCACAGACAGGGCGGAGCAAAACCAGGCCACCCTTGATGACCCTGATCCCGCGACGGGCGAGATCCGGCCAGCCTGA
- the istA gene encoding IS21-like element ISMdi7 family transposase: MFVVEVYAAVRQFVFIEGQSRREAARVFGLSRETIAKMCRFSLPPGYTRSKPVEKPKLGPLLPVIAAILEADRTAPLKQRHTAKRIFERLRDEHGYAGGYTVVKDHVRICRARGQETFVPLAHPPGHAQVDFGEAVATIAGVRRKIHFFCMDLPHSDACFVKAYPRETTEAFLDGHVAAFAFFGGVPLSILYDNTKIAVAKICGDGQRERTRAFTELVSHCLFRDRFGRPGRGNDKGKVEGLVKFARSHFMTPAPEAASFEALNADLERRCRARQNECAGRHPESIGTRLMADRVVLRALPAVPLEPCEKRAGRVSSTALVRYRGNDYSVPTTYGFRDVLVKGFVEEVVILCAGVEIARHPRSYGSGVFVAEPLHYLALIETKPNALDQAAALQGWDLPEAFQHLRHLLEARMGNRGKREFIQVLRLMEAMPKDLVAWAVTEAIRLGAIGFDAVKLIALARLERRPPRLDLSAYPHLPRPAVRATMAADYTVLVPEVAA, encoded by the coding sequence ATGTTCGTCGTGGAAGTCTACGCAGCCGTTCGGCAGTTCGTGTTCATCGAGGGCCAGTCCCGGCGTGAGGCGGCTCGGGTCTTCGGGTTGAGCCGAGAGACGATCGCCAAGATGTGTCGGTTCTCGTTGCCGCCGGGCTACACACGCTCGAAGCCGGTCGAGAAGCCGAAGCTCGGGCCTCTTCTGCCAGTGATCGCGGCGATCCTTGAGGCGGACCGGACTGCACCGCTCAAGCAACGCCATACGGCCAAGCGGATCTTCGAGCGCCTACGCGACGAGCACGGCTATGCCGGTGGCTATACCGTGGTGAAGGACCACGTACGGATCTGCCGAGCACGGGGGCAGGAGACTTTCGTGCCGCTCGCCCACCCGCCCGGCCATGCCCAGGTCGATTTTGGCGAGGCGGTCGCCACCATCGCTGGCGTGCGCCGCAAGATCCATTTCTTCTGCATGGATCTGCCGCACTCCGACGCCTGCTTCGTGAAGGCGTATCCGCGGGAGACCACCGAAGCTTTTCTCGACGGGCATGTCGCCGCCTTCGCCTTCTTCGGCGGCGTGCCTCTGTCGATCCTGTACGACAACACCAAAATCGCAGTGGCCAAGATCTGCGGCGACGGACAGCGTGAGCGTACGCGCGCCTTCACCGAGTTGGTGAGCCACTGCCTGTTCCGGGATCGCTTCGGCCGTCCGGGCAGGGGCAACGACAAGGGCAAGGTCGAGGGGCTGGTCAAGTTCGCCCGGTCCCACTTCATGACCCCGGCTCCGGAGGCGGCCTCGTTCGAGGCGCTGAACGCTGACCTGGAGCGCCGCTGCCGAGCTCGGCAGAACGAGTGCGCCGGGCGGCATCCCGAGAGCATCGGAACGCGGCTCATGGCCGATCGAGTGGTTCTGCGAGCCCTGCCGGCGGTGCCGCTGGAGCCGTGCGAGAAGAGGGCCGGGCGCGTCTCGTCGACCGCGCTGGTGCGCTATCGCGGCAACGACTACTCGGTGCCGACCACCTACGGCTTCCGGGACGTGCTGGTGAAGGGCTTCGTCGAGGAAGTCGTGATCCTGTGTGCGGGGGTCGAGATCGCCCGGCACCCGCGCAGCTACGGCAGCGGCGTTTTCGTCGCCGAACCTCTGCACTACCTCGCGCTGATCGAGACCAAGCCGAACGCCCTCGACCAAGCCGCGGCACTCCAGGGCTGGGATCTGCCCGAGGCGTTCCAGCACCTGCGCCACCTTCTGGAGGCGCGCATGGGCAACCGCGGCAAGCGCGAGTTCATCCAGGTGCTGCGCCTGATGGAGGCGATGCCGAAGGACCTCGTGGCCTGGGCCGTCACCGAGGCGATCCGGCTCGGGGCGATTGGCTTCGATGCGGTCAAGTTGATCGCGCTGGCCCGTCTCGAACGGCGGCCGCCTCGGCTCGACTTGTCGGCCTACCCGCATCTGCCCCGGCCTGCGGTGCGCGCGACGATGGCCGCCGACTACACGGTGCTGGTGCCGGAGGTGGCGGCATGA
- a CDS encoding heavy metal translocating P-type ATPase — MNDKLELDIPILLPDLPDAADACLDRLVSTLSAKGGVDRVHVINDAQMPVRLCIHFDAAKLPLPRLREMVRAAGAEITERYGHTIWQVSGINHERRARTVSEALYALAGVVQVGATPGGTIRIEYNREQTTEAEIRATLRKLKVGLGKRIAPDDHAGHDHGSGGHADGEEKHDLGDGHDHSHANFLGPNTELIFALVCGAMLGIGYLIDNLVTGAPKWLPTGSYVAAYFFGGFFTLREAIDNLRLKKFEIDTLMLVAAAGAAALGAWAEGALLLFLFSLGHALEHYAMGRAKQAIEALAKLAPETATVRRDGQTSEIPVEQLVVGDVAIIRPNERLPADGFVIKGSSAINQAPVTGESIPVDKVPVADAVAARAEPDAVEAESRVFAGTINGGGAIEIEVTRRSNESALAKVVKMVSEAETQKSPTQRFTDRFERVFVPAILVLSVLLLFAWIVVDEPFRNSFYRAMAVLVAASPCALAIATPSAVLSGVARAARSGVLVKGGAPLEHLGSLKAIAFDKTGTLTEGRPRITDVVPVDGTDEGELLALAVAVEDLSDHPLAQAIVKDGRERLQDRALPVAADMKSLTGRGVTATVDGHTVWIGKAEMFGTDGVPALGQRATDAIARLRESGRTTMVVRMGDRDLGAIGLMDTPREAAKIALRRLRGMGVSRMIMISGDHQKVAEAISNEVGIDEAWGDLMPEDKVAAIKKLAGEDKVAMVGDGVNDAPAMASATVGIAMGAAGSDVALETADVALMADDLAHLPFAVGLSRHTRSIIRQNVFVSLGVVAFLVPATILGVGIGPAVAVHEGSTLLVVINALRLLAYRDPAKLTA, encoded by the coding sequence ATGAACGACAAGCTCGAACTCGATATACCCATCCTGCTGCCCGACCTCCCCGATGCAGCCGATGCCTGCCTGGACCGCCTCGTCTCGACGCTCTCGGCGAAGGGTGGTGTCGATCGGGTGCATGTCATCAACGATGCACAGATGCCGGTAAGGCTGTGCATCCATTTCGATGCGGCCAAGCTACCGCTGCCGCGACTGCGCGAGATGGTGCGAGCGGCCGGCGCCGAGATCACCGAGCGCTACGGCCATACCATCTGGCAGGTTTCGGGCATCAACCATGAACGCCGTGCCCGCACAGTCAGCGAGGCGCTATATGCACTTGCTGGCGTAGTGCAGGTCGGTGCCACCCCCGGCGGTACGATCCGCATCGAATACAACCGCGAGCAGACAACGGAAGCCGAGATCCGTGCGACGCTTCGCAAGCTCAAGGTCGGCCTTGGCAAGCGGATCGCGCCCGATGACCATGCTGGCCACGATCATGGCTCGGGCGGGCACGCGGATGGCGAGGAGAAGCATGACCTGGGGGACGGTCACGACCATTCCCATGCGAACTTTCTTGGTCCGAATACCGAGCTGATCTTTGCGCTCGTCTGCGGCGCGATGCTTGGCATCGGCTATCTCATCGATAATCTGGTCACGGGCGCGCCGAAATGGTTGCCGACCGGGAGCTATGTCGCCGCCTACTTCTTCGGCGGCTTCTTCACGTTACGTGAGGCGATCGACAACCTTCGCCTGAAGAAGTTCGAAATCGACACGCTGATGCTGGTAGCGGCGGCCGGTGCGGCGGCGCTGGGAGCGTGGGCCGAGGGCGCGCTGCTGCTGTTTCTGTTCAGCCTCGGCCATGCGCTCGAGCATTACGCGATGGGTCGCGCCAAGCAGGCGATCGAGGCTCTGGCGAAGCTGGCACCCGAGACCGCGACCGTGCGGCGCGACGGACAGACGAGCGAGATCCCGGTCGAGCAGTTGGTGGTCGGCGATGTTGCGATCATACGCCCGAATGAGCGACTCCCCGCCGATGGCTTCGTCATCAAAGGGTCGAGCGCGATCAACCAAGCGCCGGTCACCGGTGAAAGCATTCCTGTCGACAAGGTGCCTGTCGCCGATGCGGTCGCGGCGCGCGCTGAGCCCGATGCGGTCGAGGCGGAAAGCCGAGTTTTCGCCGGCACTATCAACGGCGGGGGCGCAATCGAGATCGAGGTGACGCGCCGCTCGAACGAGAGCGCGCTTGCCAAGGTTGTGAAGATGGTGAGCGAGGCGGAGACACAGAAGTCGCCAACGCAGCGCTTCACTGATCGCTTCGAGCGAGTCTTCGTGCCGGCCATCCTGGTTCTCTCGGTGCTACTGCTGTTCGCATGGATCGTCGTCGACGAGCCGTTCCGCAACAGCTTCTATCGCGCGATGGCAGTCTTGGTGGCGGCGAGCCCGTGTGCGCTTGCGATCGCGACCCCGAGCGCGGTGCTTTCGGGCGTCGCGCGTGCCGCGCGTAGCGGTGTGCTGGTAAAGGGCGGGGCGCCGCTGGAGCATCTTGGCTCGCTCAAGGCAATCGCCTTCGACAAGACGGGGACATTGACCGAAGGACGGCCGCGCATCACCGATGTCGTGCCCGTCGACGGCACGGACGAGGGCGAGTTGCTTGCACTCGCCGTTGCCGTGGAGGATCTAAGTGATCACCCACTTGCACAGGCGATCGTCAAGGATGGCCGCGAACGCTTGCAGGACCGTGCGCTTCCCGTCGCAGCCGACATGAAGAGCTTGACCGGGCGAGGCGTTACCGCCACGGTCGACGGCCATACGGTGTGGATCGGCAAGGCCGAGATGTTCGGGACCGATGGCGTCCCGGCGCTGGGACAGAGGGCGACAGATGCCATCGCCCGTCTGCGCGAGAGCGGCCGCACCACGATGGTGGTCCGCATGGGCGACCGCGACCTGGGTGCAATCGGCTTGATGGACACACCGCGCGAGGCTGCCAAGATTGCGCTTCGTCGCCTGCGCGGGATGGGCGTGTCGCGGATGATTATGATCTCCGGCGACCACCAGAAGGTAGCGGAGGCAATCTCCAACGAAGTCGGCATCGACGAGGCCTGGGGCGATCTGATGCCCGAGGACAAGGTCGCGGCGATCAAGAAGCTGGCCGGCGAGGATAAGGTTGCGATGGTAGGTGATGGCGTCAACGACGCGCCGGCCATGGCGAGCGCCACAGTCGGCATCGCCATGGGCGCGGCGGGCTCCGACGTTGCGCTGGAGACAGCCGATGTCGCTCTGATGGCCGATGATCTGGCCCATCTGCCATTCGCGGTCGGTCTGAGCCGCCATACCCGTAGCATCATCCGGCAGAACGTCTTCGTGAGCCTCGGCGTCGTCGCCTTCCTCGTGCCGGCGACCATCCTGGGCGTGGGAATCGGGCCGGCGGTGGCAGTTCACGAAGGTTCGACGCTCTTGGTCGTCATCAACGCGCTGCGGCTGCTGGCCTACCGTGATCCGGCGAAACTGACAGCATGA
- a CDS encoding cation diffusion facilitator family transporter, whose product MGHGHAHGGGHGHSHGGGIPSGSAAARNKGRLAWALVLTLTYMLAEVVGGLLTGSLALLADAAHMVTDAGGLALALLAIHYAAIAPTASKSFGYMRFEILAALANAVVLLGVTAYILYEAYRRFVEPTEILGWPMMLVALVGLGVNLASMKLLSGGSSESLNVKGAYFEVFSDMLGSVGVILAALVVMGTGWTWVDPLIGAGIGLFIVPRTWRLLSEALHILLEGTPPGVDLATLKTEIEAMPGVRRAYDLHAWTLTSGFDAMSGHVVVDDVAAGPGVIRAVRALMKERHGIEHVTLQVEDEALATEAAHLSV is encoded by the coding sequence ATGGGACACGGACACGCGCACGGTGGCGGCCATGGACATTCGCATGGCGGCGGCATTCCCTCGGGCTCGGCGGCGGCCCGCAACAAGGGACGCCTCGCCTGGGCGCTCGTGCTGACATTGACCTACATGCTCGCCGAGGTCGTCGGCGGACTGCTCACCGGCAGCCTCGCGCTCCTGGCGGATGCCGCGCACATGGTGACCGATGCGGGCGGCCTCGCCCTGGCGTTGCTCGCCATTCACTACGCGGCCATTGCGCCGACGGCGAGCAAGAGCTTCGGGTACATGCGCTTCGAGATCCTGGCGGCGCTCGCCAACGCCGTCGTGCTGCTCGGGGTCACCGCCTACATCCTCTACGAGGCCTACCGGCGCTTCGTGGAGCCGACCGAGATCCTCGGCTGGCCGATGATGCTGGTGGCGCTGGTCGGACTGGGCGTGAACCTCGCCAGCATGAAGCTGCTGTCGGGCGGCTCTTCCGAGAGCCTGAACGTCAAGGGAGCCTATTTCGAAGTCTTCTCGGACATGCTGGGCTCGGTCGGTGTCATCCTCGCGGCCCTCGTGGTGATGGGCACGGGCTGGACCTGGGTCGATCCTCTCATCGGCGCCGGCATAGGCCTTTTCATCGTACCCCGTACCTGGCGACTGCTGAGCGAAGCCCTGCACATCCTGCTGGAGGGCACGCCTCCCGGCGTGGACCTCGCCACCCTGAAGACCGAGATCGAGGCGATGCCGGGGGTGCGCCGCGCCTATGACCTGCATGCCTGGACGTTGACGTCGGGCTTCGACGCGATGAGCGGGCACGTGGTGGTCGACGACGTCGCGGCAGGCCCAGGGGTGATCCGCGCGGTCCGCGCCCTGATGAAGGAGCGGCACGGCATCGAGCACGTCACCCTCCAGGTCGAGGACGAGGCGCTCGCCACGGAAGCTGCACACCTTTCCGTCTGA
- a CDS encoding threonyl-trna synthetase codes for MKWHLRVLHAAALTVAPAIAADAGEAPFGFAWGPLSEVPRPLKVDREANLTALYYPRGWRPATGAGTAEVILVICRTEGLQQVVWVGVPLSGDDLARARRAIHDEGVRRYGEPEPGPTADTELWRDGQALLASRETADGRRELVMTTFGPDYPACSRTHRVEAGHPAGAHVAELIGTNLP; via the coding sequence TTGAAGTGGCACCTGCGCGTCCTTCACGCGGCGGCCTTAACGGTCGCGCCCGCCATTGCCGCCGATGCGGGCGAAGCACCGTTCGGCTTCGCGTGGGGACCGCTCTCCGAAGTGCCCCGTCCGCTGAAGGTCGATCGTGAGGCGAACCTGACGGCCCTGTACTACCCGCGGGGCTGGCGGCCGGCCACGGGAGCCGGGACGGCCGAGGTCATCCTGGTGATCTGTCGGACCGAGGGTTTGCAACAGGTGGTGTGGGTCGGCGTGCCACTTTCGGGTGACGACCTCGCGAGGGCGCGGCGGGCCATCCACGACGAGGGGGTTCGCCGCTACGGCGAACCCGAGCCCGGACCCACGGCGGATACGGAACTCTGGCGCGACGGGCAGGCGCTGCTGGCAAGCCGCGAGACGGCGGACGGAAGGCGCGAACTGGTCATGACGACGTTCGGTCCCGATTACCCGGCCTGTTCCAGGACCCATCGCGTCGAAGCCGGGCATCCGGCGGGCGCGCACGTGGCCGAACTGATCGGCACCAACCTGCCCTGA